In one Corallococcus silvisoli genomic region, the following are encoded:
- a CDS encoding C39 family peptidase codes for MNARARVLSAVLLASCVWACASSPPSPPVDTPTEAGSPARLWQRTAMTGDLARFTRDGTRVSADGALELDPGTAKQGTDPFPAGGWTDGGSFYNGGAFHVGTATSELQSVPGGFDSVVPSFDAQTPPGTWVKLTVAARIEGTWTKDYELGIWAFDTATVARHSVDGQGDGDGNVLTDTLNLKRRADALRVTVSLFSERPGVSPRVRALAAALTDTRLTPQDATADRTAWGTVLDVPGYSQMVYPDGGEVWCSPTSTTMLLGYWGRKLHRADLEHPVPTAAAHTYDWVYKGTGNWSFNTAYAAHMADGALHGLVARFDSFAPVERLIAAGIPVSISIAYEPGELPGGAARRTDGHLIVVKGFTATGDVVVNDPAFSSNETTGATYPRAELWRAWQHSRGAAYVLWPAGTALPAQGLTPLP; via the coding sequence GTGAACGCCCGCGCCCGCGTCCTCTCCGCTGTCCTGCTCGCCTCGTGCGTCTGGGCGTGCGCCTCCTCGCCCCCGTCGCCTCCCGTGGACACACCCACGGAGGCGGGCTCCCCGGCGCGGCTCTGGCAACGGACCGCGATGACCGGCGACCTCGCGCGCTTCACCCGCGACGGCACCCGCGTCTCCGCCGACGGCGCGCTGGAGCTGGACCCCGGCACCGCGAAGCAGGGCACGGATCCGTTCCCCGCCGGCGGCTGGACGGACGGCGGCAGCTTCTACAACGGCGGCGCGTTCCACGTCGGCACCGCGACCTCGGAGCTCCAGTCCGTCCCCGGCGGCTTCGACAGCGTGGTGCCCTCGTTCGACGCCCAGACGCCTCCCGGCACCTGGGTGAAGCTCACCGTCGCCGCCCGCATCGAGGGCACCTGGACGAAGGACTACGAGCTGGGCATCTGGGCCTTCGACACCGCCACCGTCGCGCGCCACAGCGTGGACGGCCAGGGCGACGGCGACGGCAACGTCCTCACCGACACGCTCAACCTGAAGCGCCGCGCGGACGCCCTGCGCGTCACCGTGTCCCTCTTCTCCGAGCGCCCCGGCGTGAGCCCCCGCGTCCGCGCGCTCGCCGCCGCCCTCACCGACACGCGCCTGACGCCCCAGGACGCCACCGCGGACCGCACCGCGTGGGGCACCGTGCTGGACGTGCCCGGCTACTCGCAGATGGTCTACCCCGACGGCGGCGAGGTCTGGTGCTCCCCCACGTCCACCACCATGCTGCTCGGGTACTGGGGCCGGAAGCTCCACCGCGCGGACCTGGAACACCCCGTCCCCACCGCCGCCGCCCACACCTATGACTGGGTCTACAAGGGCACCGGCAACTGGAGCTTCAACACCGCCTACGCCGCCCACATGGCGGACGGCGCGCTGCACGGGCTCGTCGCCCGCTTCGACTCCTTCGCCCCCGTGGAGCGCCTCATCGCCGCCGGCATCCCCGTCAGCATCAGCATCGCCTACGAACCCGGGGAGCTCCCCGGCGGCGCCGCCCGCCGCACCGACGGCCACCTCATCGTCGTGAAGGGCTTCACCGCCACCGGCGACGTCGTCGTCAATGATCCTGCTTTCTCCTCCAACGAAACCACCGGCGCCACGTACCCGCGCGCCGAGCTGTGGCGCGCATGGCAGCACTCCCGAGGGGCCGCCTACGTGCTCTGGCCCGCCGGCACCGCCCTCCCCGCCCAGGGGCTCACGCCGCTGCCCTAG
- a CDS encoding ferritin-like domain-containing protein, which translates to MNVHRLRHLFSRALRTTLATPLVLAGCGGADLEGYSRIECDQGHPALGDLRISPAPDFVQLRSLNPYQGAAGSNPASTSGRACATAIDVPACEAALEQANVASGFHRDCIDSCTEYFLVTTSGDEVKTYATQDALQGLLGNIDTEQEAVLRTFAAGYALSCSTLEQGAVKKNADGSFNVIGNKGYACGAGTALTQHVVRVSASGEVQELEEHVLEKGSPNCNIGRRPVGLQVADACGGEDALGRYFANAAHLEAASVHAFLRLRDELALHGADMGLQDAAHRSAMEEVQHAQVTDRLARRFGATPPRPVVTELPPRSLVDVALENAVEGCVRETYGALLAHHQALHARDLEVREAMARIAEDETRHAALSWDIHQWAQPRLSDKDREGLREAQRRAVGVLREEVAVPLDASIVTEAGMPTPEAALALLDTLEQELWA; encoded by the coding sequence TTGAACGTCCACCGGCTGCGGCACCTCTTCTCACGGGCGCTGCGCACGACCCTCGCCACGCCGCTGGTGCTGGCGGGCTGTGGCGGCGCGGACCTGGAGGGCTACTCGCGGATCGAGTGCGACCAGGGCCACCCCGCGCTCGGGGACCTGCGGATCTCCCCCGCGCCGGACTTCGTCCAGCTCCGCTCTCTCAATCCCTATCAAGGAGCCGCCGGGTCCAATCCCGCCTCCACCTCCGGCCGGGCCTGCGCGACAGCCATCGACGTCCCCGCCTGCGAGGCAGCCCTGGAACAGGCGAACGTGGCCTCGGGCTTCCACAGGGACTGCATCGATTCCTGCACCGAATACTTCCTGGTCACGACGTCCGGTGACGAGGTGAAGACCTACGCGACGCAGGACGCCCTCCAAGGCCTGCTGGGGAACATCGACACCGAACAGGAGGCCGTGCTCCGGACCTTCGCGGCGGGCTACGCGCTGAGCTGCTCCACGCTGGAGCAGGGCGCGGTGAAGAAGAACGCGGATGGCAGCTTCAACGTCATCGGGAACAAGGGCTATGCCTGCGGAGCCGGCACGGCGCTGACGCAGCACGTGGTGCGGGTGTCCGCGTCGGGCGAGGTCCAGGAGCTGGAGGAGCATGTCCTGGAGAAGGGCAGTCCCAACTGCAACATCGGCCGGCGGCCCGTGGGGCTCCAGGTCGCGGACGCGTGCGGGGGCGAGGACGCGCTGGGCCGCTACTTCGCGAACGCGGCGCACCTGGAGGCGGCGTCCGTGCATGCGTTCCTGCGGCTGCGCGACGAGCTGGCCCTGCACGGCGCGGACATGGGCCTCCAGGACGCGGCGCACCGGAGCGCCATGGAGGAGGTCCAGCACGCCCAGGTCACGGACCGGCTCGCGCGGCGCTTCGGTGCCACGCCCCCGCGCCCGGTGGTGACGGAGCTGCCTCCGCGCTCCCTCGTCGACGTGGCCCTGGAGAACGCCGTGGAGGGCTGCGTGCGCGAGACGTACGGCGCGCTGCTCGCCCACCACCAGGCCCTGCACGCGCGCGACCTGGAGGTGCGCGAGGCCATGGCCCGCATCGCGGAGGACGAGACGCGGCACGCGGCCCTGTCCTGGGACATCCATCAGTGGGCCCAGCCACGCCTCTCCGACAAGGACCGCGAGGGCCTGCGCGAGGCCCAGCGGCGCGCGGTGGGGGTGTTGCGCGAGGAGGTCGCCGTGCCGCTCGACGCGAGCATCGTCACCGAGGCGGGCATGCCCACCCCCGAGGCCGCCCTGGCCCTGCTGGACACCCTGGAGCAGGAGCTCTGGGCCTGA
- a CDS encoding ATP-binding protein, whose product MPDIRLPAEAKYKNELDALAAHDDKARPPGWALSPRAVETYILGSPKPVGGVAITPKYVGDRSIVQVCIATLASDRALMLVGEPGTAKSWLSEHLSAAVSGTSGLVVQGTAGTSEDHIKYSWNYALLLAQGPTPEALVPSPILRAMRTGKFARFEEVTRTSPEIQDSLISILSEKQVSVPELGEVTSAQRGFNLIATANTRDRGVNEMSAALKRRFNFVTVPVVEDLEQEIQIVTKREAELRTDYQVGVPPPEELSRVLLTLFHELRKGVTKDGKTKVRTPGAVLSTAEAISVLFNSSILAQQFGTGTVTPQELAASLVGAVVKEQEDDVKALREYMETVAKSRTGPWKDLYSASKKLLRG is encoded by the coding sequence ATGCCGGACATCCGCCTGCCTGCCGAAGCGAAGTACAAGAACGAACTGGACGCCCTCGCCGCGCATGATGACAAGGCCCGCCCACCGGGTTGGGCGCTGTCGCCTCGCGCGGTGGAGACCTACATCCTGGGCAGCCCCAAGCCCGTGGGTGGGGTGGCCATCACGCCGAAGTACGTGGGGGACCGGAGCATCGTGCAGGTCTGCATCGCGACGCTCGCCTCGGACCGCGCGTTGATGCTCGTGGGCGAGCCGGGCACCGCGAAGAGCTGGCTGTCGGAGCACCTCTCCGCGGCCGTCAGCGGCACCTCCGGGCTCGTCGTGCAGGGCACCGCGGGGACCAGCGAGGACCACATCAAGTACTCCTGGAACTACGCGCTGCTGCTCGCGCAGGGGCCCACGCCGGAGGCGCTGGTGCCCTCGCCCATCCTCCGCGCCATGCGCACGGGCAAGTTCGCCCGCTTCGAGGAGGTCACCCGCACGTCGCCGGAGATCCAGGACTCGCTCATCTCCATCCTGTCGGAGAAGCAGGTGTCGGTGCCGGAGCTGGGGGAGGTGACGAGCGCGCAGCGGGGCTTCAACCTCATCGCCACCGCGAACACGCGCGACCGCGGCGTCAATGAGATGAGCGCCGCGCTCAAGCGCCGCTTCAACTTCGTCACCGTGCCGGTGGTGGAGGACCTGGAGCAGGAGATCCAAATCGTCACCAAGCGCGAGGCGGAGCTGCGCACGGACTACCAGGTGGGCGTGCCGCCGCCGGAGGAGCTGTCGCGGGTGCTGCTGACGCTCTTCCATGAGCTGCGCAAGGGCGTGACGAAGGACGGGAAGACGAAGGTGCGGACCCCGGGCGCGGTGCTGTCCACGGCGGAGGCCATCAGCGTGCTGTTCAACAGCTCCATCCTCGCGCAGCAGTTCGGCACCGGGACGGTGACGCCGCAGGAGCTGGCGGCCTCGCTGGTGGGGGCGGTGGTGAAGGAGCAGGAGGACGACGTGAAGGCGCTGCGCGAATACATGGAGACGGTGGCCAAGAGCCGCACCGGTCCCTGGAAGGACCTGTACTCCGCGAGCAAGAAGCTGCTGAGGGGCTGA